The genomic DNA CGCGATTGCCGGCGGCCTTCCATTCCAGCGCCTGCTGGCGATCCAGCCCCGGCAGCTCGATGCGGGCCAGGTGTTCGAGGATTTCCGGCTGGCTGCTGCCATCCGGATGGCTCAGCACGCGGTAGCCGTGGTCGAGATAGCCGTGCAGCTCCATGTAGCGGATCGCGACCAGCCGGTTGAACCAGGTGTAGGCCAGTGCTTCGATGACGGACGCATAGCTCTGCTGCTGGATGCGGGCGGCGAGCTTGCGGCGCTGCTCGGCGATCCGCGCCGGATGCGGCTGGCCGTTGATCAGCAGCACGTCGCCCTGCTGCTGGACGGTGGCCGGGTGCTCCGGGTTCAGGCCGAGCATTTCGGCGCGGCGGCCAACGGCGGCGATGAACGCCTTGCGGGCCAGCGGGGCGTAGGTTTTGAGGGGGGCGGTGTTCATGGTGGGTTGGCGGCGAGCAGGCAACGCGTCGCGATGTCCCGAAAGGTATTCAGGACATCGTCGAAGGCGGGGTTCTGGTTGGAAAACAGCAAGGGGACAACGTGCTGGTCGTAGTCCGACCGATGCCGATCGGATTCGTCGAGGCTTTGCAGTGCGGCCTGAAGGGCCGATGCCGGGCTGGTCGCATCGGTGAAACTGCGGCCATAGCTGGCGCGTTCTTCTTGGAGAACTTCGGCAAACAGGTTCACGGCCTCGTCCACGGCACCGGGGTGCCGGTGCGCGATGGCGTGAACATCATGCAGATGCCGGGCAAGCGTACGGTCCGATGGCTTGGCTGATGCTGGGTCGCGGATCTCGTCGGCCCGCCGCCGCAGCCACGCCATGACCTTTTCGGCGAGGGTTTCGGCGATGTTCTGGCAGGGCACCTGGATCAGCGGGTTCGGGGTGTCGCCGACAAACTGGTCAACCATTCGCCAGATCGGCCTGGTTGTTGCTGGTCGCCGAAGGGTGGACAGGCGCAGTTCGATTTGCAGTTCAGGCCGCAGGGCGATGGCTTGCGCATATCGGGGGAGGTAGCGCCAGCGCATGGTTATCTGCCGTGACTGATCGGCCTTGGTCAGCCATTGGTCGTCGGCCGGCTCGAATCCGGCGCTGGAAAGACGACCGGCGATGGCTTCGAAGACCGCCTTCATGGCTTTCGTCTGCTGGCCCCCGCTCAAATGCCCTTCCAGGTGGACCTTGATGTCGATGTCTTCCGACATGCGGGCGATGACGCCGTGACCCTTGGACAGGCTGGTGCCGCCGCAGAAGGTCAGGCTGGCGCCTGCGTTGACCGGCCAAGGGAACAGTTGGGCCAGGCTTTCGGTAACGTGGATGTCCTTTTCGAAAATCGCTGCCGTGAGACCGCCGACGTCACGTTCGGCCATCACGGCGTCGATCCGTTCAGCGTGTTCGGCTGAAATCGTTCTCATAGCGGACGGTCACGTTGCCGAAGCTGATCTTTCGGGAAATCCGCTTGCGCCCGGTGTTGAGCACGACTCCGGCCGGGATCTGGGTGGTGGCCTGGGCGTTGTAGCGCTGCGCCGCAAGTGACGGCCGGACCTGGACGCCGAGCTTTTTCAACGCCGCCGGTGCGAGTTCTTCCACCGGACGGACCGGGATGGGCTTGCCGGAGAGGGCGCTGGGCTTGGCGCGGGCATAGACACCCTTGCCAAGGCGAACGATGCGGCCATCCGCCTGCAAGGTCTTGATGGCGCGGCCGACCTGTTCATCGCTGCCGAGCTTGGCGAAGTCTGCGCGCACGAAGACATCGTCGCCGCGCAGGGCGATGGACCGCTTGAGGCGTTCGATGATGTTCACAGGCGGCGTTGTCTTCTGGAAATTTGTATTATAAATATCTGTCTTTGTTACAAAATAGTCAACAAAGAACCGTCATTGTCTTCGATCATCTTATCTCGATTCGCTCGCCGCGCTCCAGCGCGGCATGCAGCGCGCTGCGCAGCGTGGCGAGGAAGGCTTCGACCTCGGCTTCGGTGCTCAGCGCGGAACCGCTCGCCAGCTTCGCCACTTGCAGGATGTGCGGGCGTTTCAGCTCCGGCACTGGCTTGATGACTGCCGGCTCTGGCTCGTTCACCGACCGGGCAGGGGTGGTCGTATTCGGCTTGTAGGTCACCGCTTGCGCGGCGGCCGCTGCGGCCTTTGCGGCGGCTTCGGCGGCGGCTTTTTTGCGGGCGTCGAGCCAGTTGTGGATCAGGTCGATGGCTTCGTCGGCATGGCGCTCGGCGTCGTCCTTCGACAGGTAGATGTGGGCAACGCTGGCTTGCTGCTCGATGGTGGCCTTCAGCGTTTGCAGCGGGCGCAGGCAGCGGTTGGCCAGATCGGCATCGGCTTCGGCGGCGGTCAGCTCCTGCTGCACGCGGTCGATCTTGCCGGCGATGTAGTCCGTGCCTTGCTTGCGGGCGGCGGCGAGCAGTTCGTCGTTGGTCTTGCGGACGGTGGTGATCAGACCATCAACCTCCCGCAGCAGACCGTAGGGCGACGGCGCGGCCAGGATTTCCTGCATCCGGCTCAGTGCAGCCTTGGCTTCGGGCACCTGTTCGAGCTTGCCGGCGTTCGGCTTGAACTCTTGCAGCGCGGACTTGAGCTTGTCCCAAGTAGGCTTCTGGCTTTCGAAGAAGTTTTTCAGCTCGCCGTAGCTGTCGGCAGCGGCGAGCAGTTCGTTTCGGTTGGCCAGGAACAGTTCGATGGCGGCAAAGCTGTTGGCCGCAGCCAGCTGTTTGCGGGCGGCGATCAGGGTGTCGGTGATCGCCTTCGCACCGGGGTAGATGCCGCTGCTGACAAGCAGCTGCCAGCGGTCCAGCGACTGCTTCCAGGCTTCGAAGCGTTCGCGCAGAAATTCGTACAGCTTGTCTTCGCCATCCGGCCCGATGGTCTGGAACACGTCCTTCGCGAGCTGACGGGCCTTCTGCAGATCTGCCGAGGCCACGGCCTTTCGTTTCTGTACGCGAAGGGTGCGCCAGCGGCTTTGGGTGACGATTTCTTCCCAGATGGCATTTGCTGCTAGCGGCTGGCTGTCCGCGCCTTTCATCAGCGTCACTTCTCCGCGCATCACCAGTCGCACAACCAGCAAGACGGTTTCCCATTCCGGCCACCCGTAAGGGCGGCGGGCATAAATGCCTTCCGCGAGGTCGTGCAGCACTGGCGTGCGGGACAGGGCCTCCTGCGTCTCAAGGTGCTGCGCCACTTCCTTCATGGCACGAGGATTGGTTTCGGACGTCTGTTCGAGCCCGAGTCCAGTGGTTGGCGGCGCGCTCAGCAGCAGGCGGATTTCCTTCTGCGGATCGGCATTCAGGTGTTCGATGTAGCCGAGCTTGGAAAAGGTGTTGGCGACCAGATAGCCAAGCGCTTCGTCGAACATCGACGCCGCGTTGCTGGATTTCAGGCTCGGCTTCTGGCCCGCGACATACACATCTGCTTCCTTCAGCAGCTTGTCGAGGATGACTACGAGGCGCTTGCGTCGCTCGCGGTTCTCGTCGGCGCGGTGGCTCAGGATGGTCATCGTCGACGACGGTTGGGTGCCATCGCTCTTGCGGCTGATGTAACGATCAGTCTGCAGGTAAAGGCGCAGTTCGCGGGCCAGCGCGTCATCGTCCCGGAGGCGGATCAACACGCTGCCGTCGTTCGTACTGCTATCGAGGATGCAGCGCGGCGGCGTGAGCTGCGCGCGGTCATCCGATAGCGGCGAAATGACCATCACGTTGAGATCGCCTTCGGTGCGGTTGCCATGCGGATGCTGGTCGCAGGACAGGTTCAAACCGAAGTCCTTCTTGTTAGCCACATAACGGAACTTGCGCTTGTTGCCGAGCACTTCGTCGAAGATCAGCCGGGCGACTTCACGGGCTTCATCGGCGCTACTGAGGTCGACGTTTTTGATTTCCTTGCTGACGTCGCGCTCTTCGTTGGTCAGGAAGAAAAAGTCATCGCCATTGCGGCCGACCAGATTCTGGTTTTCCAGCCGCTGTAGGCTAGCTTCCAGTTCTTGGCGCAGCGCGAGGCGATCTGCGTCTAGCTGGTC from Nevskia ramosa DSM 11499 includes the following:
- a CDS encoding DUF6088 family protein — translated: MNIIERLKRSIALRGDDVFVRADFAKLGSDEQVGRAIKTLQADGRIVRLGKGVYARAKPSALSGKPIPVRPVEELAPAALKKLGVQVRPSLAAQRYNAQATTQIPAGVVLNTGRKRISRKISFGNVTVRYENDFSRTR
- a CDS encoding nucleotidyl transferase AbiEii/AbiGii toxin family protein — translated: MAERDVGGLTAAIFEKDIHVTESLAQLFPWPVNAGASLTFCGGTSLSKGHGVIARMSEDIDIKVHLEGHLSGGQQTKAMKAVFEAIAGRLSSAGFEPADDQWLTKADQSRQITMRWRYLPRYAQAIALRPELQIELRLSTLRRPATTRPIWRMVDQFVGDTPNPLIQVPCQNIAETLAEKVMAWLRRRADEIRDPASAKPSDRTLARHLHDVHAIAHRHPGAVDEAVNLFAEVLQEERASYGRSFTDATSPASALQAALQSLDESDRHRSDYDQHVVPLLFSNQNPAFDDVLNTFRDIATRCLLAANPP
- the brxC gene encoding BREX system P-loop protein BrxC encodes the protein MNIEALFSRPIRRSINGVIKADQNDAAAVWQELDEYVITRELDQHLRRFFETYLSALQRPEEASGKVGVWISGFFGSGKSHFLKILSYLLSNRAAVSAAGGERKAISFFEDKIKDAMLFGDLKRAVGGGAEVLLFNIDSKADAADGRDTILRVFLKVFNEMQGYCGDHAHIAHMERYLAGRKDYDNFRNAFRLEAGESWEDSRDAYNFHLDALGKALSVTLKKDVPDAEAWMQRFETGFSLTVENFAGWVREYLDQKGKQARLIFLVDEIGQFIGKNSELMLSLQTITENLGTVCGGRAWVVVTSQENIDDVLKDMRGGSANDFSKIQGRFKTRLSLSSANVDEVIQARLLAKPDDVLATLRGIYRDKADILRNQLSFGSTGRNFKGFTDEDNFAAVYPFAPYQFQLVQRIFESIRKAGATGLHLARGERSLLDAFQSAAVAVADQSVGLLIPLYRFYPSIESFLEGVVKSTIDHAADNASLKSFDVLVLKTLFLIRYVDELKGSVDNLITLFIDQLDADRLALRQELEASLQRLENQNLVGRNGDDFFFLTNEERDVSKEIKNVDLSSADEAREVARLIFDEVLGNKRKFRYVANKKDFGLNLSCDQHPHGNRTEGDLNVMVISPLSDDRAQLTPPRCILDSSTNDGSVLIRLRDDDALARELRLYLQTDRYISRKSDGTQPSSTMTILSHRADENRERRKRLVVILDKLLKEADVYVAGQKPSLKSSNAASMFDEALGYLVANTFSKLGYIEHLNADPQKEIRLLLSAPPTTGLGLEQTSETNPRAMKEVAQHLETQEALSRTPVLHDLAEGIYARRPYGWPEWETVLLVVRLVMRGEVTLMKGADSQPLAANAIWEEIVTQSRWRTLRVQKRKAVASADLQKARQLAKDVFQTIGPDGEDKLYEFLRERFEAWKQSLDRWQLLVSSGIYPGAKAITDTLIAARKQLAAANSFAAIELFLANRNELLAAADSYGELKNFFESQKPTWDKLKSALQEFKPNAGKLEQVPEAKAALSRMQEILAAPSPYGLLREVDGLITTVRKTNDELLAAARKQGTDYIAGKIDRVQQELTAAEADADLANRCLRPLQTLKATIEQQASVAHIYLSKDDAERHADEAIDLIHNWLDARKKAAAEAAAKAAAAAAQAVTYKPNTTTPARSVNEPEPAVIKPVPELKRPHILQVAKLASGSALSTEAEVEAFLATLRSALHAALERGERIEIR